In Clostridia bacterium, the genomic window CGAAGTCGCCCGACTCCGCGAAGATGCGGCGCGTCAGCGGCGTCTCGATCCAGCCCGGGCACACGGCGTTCACGCGGATGCCGTCGCGCGCGAAGTCGATGGCCATGGTGCGCGTCAGCGCCACGACGCCTCCCTTGGAAGCGGCGTACGGCGACGTGGCGGCCACGTTCTGGTACGCGTGGACGGACGCGATGTTGATCACCGCGCCGCGCCGGCGCTTCTGCATGTGCGGGATCACTTCGCGCGAGCAGAGGTAGACGCCCTTGAGGTTGACGGCCAGGCAGCGATCCCACTCTTCCGGTGTCGTGTCGAGGATCGTCTTGTACACGCCGATGCCGGCGTTGTTGACCAGGATGTCGATGGCGCCGAACCGCTCCAACGTGGCCGCCACCAGCGCCTTGACGTCGCTCTCCTTGGAGACGTCCGCGTGGACGAAGAAGGCGTCGGCGCCCTGGTTCCGAAGGTCCTCGGCCACGCGCTCGCCCTCGGCGTCCGCCACGTCCGCCAGCGCGACGCGCGCGCCCTCCCGCGCCAGCACGCGCGCGATTCCCTCGCCAATGCCCATCGCGGCCCCGGTGACGATGGCCGCTCGGCCGTCCAGCCTTCCCATGGATCATCCCCCTAACGCCATGTCGTGCCTTGAAGTTCCCCAGCCAGCCGGCGCACGTCGTCCAAAGTGGTCCAGGCGATGTCGCCGAAGTACGTGTGCTTGAGCGCGGCGTGCGCGGAGCCGAGCCGCAGCCCGCGGCGCACGGCGTCGGGCGACGTGTCCAGCCCCGGACGCGGGCTGTCCAGGAGGGCGTACAGCAACCCCGCCACGAAGGCGTCGCCCGCCCCGACCCGGTCCAGCCCTTCCACCTCGTGGCCCTCCTCGCGGAGCAGGCGGCCTCCCACGGCGGCGACTGCGCCGCGCGAGCCGTCCGTCACCACCACCACCGCGGCGCCGGTGGACTCGGCCACGGACGCCGCCAACACCTCCGCGGAGCCCTCGAAGCCGAACACGTGGTGCGCCTCTTCGGCCGTGAGCTTGAGCACGGCGCAACCTGCGACCGCCGGCGCCAGCGCCTTGCGCGCCTCCGACTCGGTCCACAACCGTGCGCGGTAGTTCACGTCCCAGCTCACCGGGACGCCGCGTCGCGCCGCCTCGTCCCGCGCGCGCAGGGCCACGGCCGGGTTGACCGCCATGGTGACGCCCGACAGGTGC contains:
- a CDS encoding sugar kinase, with protein sequence MAVAVTLGEALLRLSAPEGVALEDCHRLEVRAAGAESNVAVALARFGVASAWISALVDNPLGRLVAGSIRRHGVDLSGVVWSADGRVGTYYIELGRPPRPNRIVYDRADSAFARLDPDAVNWDLLDGARVLHLSGVTMAVNPAVALRARDEAARRGVPVSWDVNYRARLWTESEARKALAPAVAGCAVLKLTAEEAHHVFGFEGSAEVLAASVAESTGAAVVVVTDGSRGAVAAVGGRLLREEGHEVEGLDRVGAGDAFVAGLLYALLDSPRPGLDTSPDAVRRGLRLGSAHAALKHTYFGDIAWTTLDDVRRLAGELQGTTWR
- a CDS encoding glucose 1-dehydrogenase; translated protein: MGRLDGRAAIVTGAAMGIGEGIARVLAREGARVALADVADAEGERVAEDLRNQGADAFFVHADVSKESDVKALVAATLERFGAIDILVNNAGIGVYKTILDTTPEEWDRCLAVNLKGVYLCSREVIPHMQKRRRGAVINIASVHAYQNVAATSPYAASKGGVVALTRTMAIDFARDGIRVNAVCPGWIETPLTRRIFAESGDF